The Gemmata palustris genome includes a region encoding these proteins:
- a CDS encoding 3-hydroxyacyl-ACP dehydratase FabZ family protein: MSAEAPVIDPTAFDFSKPIAGIEEIRAVNPHRYEFEMLTGIVHVDRAAHTIVGFKDTAPTDFWARGHMPGFPLLPGVLMCEAGAQLCGYYYVTQKIGDSGVLLGLGGIDEVKFVRQVRPGERLVLVATGVKVHRRLTRFRVTGYVGADRAFEALITGVPLGKLEELRGA, translated from the coding sequence ATGTCCGCCGAAGCGCCGGTGATCGACCCGACCGCGTTCGACTTCTCCAAGCCCATTGCCGGGATCGAAGAGATTCGCGCGGTCAACCCCCACCGGTACGAGTTCGAGATGCTCACCGGCATCGTTCACGTGGACCGCGCCGCGCACACCATCGTGGGCTTCAAGGACACGGCCCCGACCGACTTCTGGGCGCGCGGGCACATGCCGGGGTTCCCGCTGCTGCCCGGGGTGCTCATGTGCGAGGCCGGCGCCCAGTTGTGCGGGTACTACTACGTCACGCAGAAGATCGGCGACTCCGGCGTGCTCCTCGGTTTGGGCGGCATCGACGAAGTTAAGTTCGTGCGCCAGGTGCGCCCGGGCGAGCGGCTCGTGCTGGTCGCCACCGGCGTGAAGGTCCACCGCCGGCTCACGCGGTTCCGCGTCACCGGTTACGTGGGTGCGGACCGGGCTTTTGAGGCGCTCATCACGGGCGTTCCGCTGGGCAAACTCGAGGAACTCCGCGGTGCGTAA
- the trmB gene encoding tRNA (guanosine(46)-N7)-methyltransferase TrmB, with protein sequence MRKPRRLSNEQLAPWVWEAQNLSPKKPALAKSGEPDSASLPTEEGLGKVAARPPVTPIDWAALFGNANPTEIEVGTGKGLFLLNAALARPGTNFFGIEIVRKYQLYAATRYAIRNLPNVKTTCSDAKVILRDFVPAGSVAAVHVYFPDPWWKARHKKRRVFTPEFAADAARAIALGGRLYIASDVEEYFGVMTAIVGAMPAFKVRPEEEQLAAPRTEAGFATNFERKALETGGSVWRAVYERTPEPVTVVADPVV encoded by the coding sequence GTGCGTAAGCCACGCCGTCTCTCCAACGAGCAGCTCGCGCCGTGGGTGTGGGAAGCACAGAACCTGTCCCCCAAAAAGCCGGCCCTGGCGAAAAGCGGGGAGCCGGATTCGGCCTCGCTCCCCACAGAAGAGGGCTTGGGGAAAGTGGCGGCGCGCCCGCCCGTCACCCCGATCGACTGGGCTGCTCTGTTCGGTAACGCGAACCCGACCGAAATCGAAGTCGGTACGGGAAAGGGGCTGTTCCTGCTGAACGCGGCGCTCGCGCGGCCGGGCACGAACTTCTTCGGCATCGAGATCGTTCGCAAGTACCAGCTCTACGCCGCGACGCGGTACGCGATCCGCAACTTGCCGAACGTGAAGACGACCTGCTCCGACGCGAAAGTGATCCTCCGCGACTTCGTGCCGGCCGGGAGCGTCGCCGCGGTCCACGTGTACTTCCCGGACCCGTGGTGGAAGGCACGGCACAAGAAGCGGCGCGTGTTCACACCGGAGTTCGCCGCGGACGCGGCCCGTGCCATCGCATTGGGCGGGCGGCTCTACATTGCGAGCGACGTGGAGGAATACTTCGGCGTGATGACCGCGATCGTCGGCGCGATGCCGGCGTTCAAAGTGCGCCCCGAGGAAGAACAACTCGCGGCCCCGCGCACAGAAGCCGGCTTCGCCACGAACTTCGAGCGCAAAGCCCTGGAAACCGGCGGATCGGTCTGGCGCGCGGTTTACGAGCGCACGCCCGAACCGGTGACAGTGGTCGCGGACCCGGTGGTGTGA
- a CDS encoding MFS transporter: protein MPSPSLAPSLARLAWLTVALLWPVALLNYLDRQMLASMKFSVMADIPTIEGDANWGFMLGQFKWVYAFLSPIGGFVADRFSRRFTICGSLFVWSAVTWATGHVTTYDELLVARSLMGISEAFYIPAALALIADYHTGHTRSRAIGLHQTAIYCGVIAGGFGGYAADDPELGWRGAFTACGIVGMLYALPLVLFLRDAPKSSTVASAPSISPARAATELLSNASFILLVLYFTLPALAGWVVRDWMPAILKQQFNIGQGKAGVAATLYWQSAALVGAFGGGWLADRWMQTHNRGRIFASALGMFLIVPAMLGIGNAGTLGVAIAFLVLFGLGWGCFDCNNMPILCQIVRPELRATGYGIMNFVSIGCGGLVDWGFGATRDRNMPLSTVFGAFASVAIVSVVLVLLIRPKPDLVPVREPNADESSW, encoded by the coding sequence GTGCCCTCCCCCTCCCTCGCCCCGTCGCTCGCTCGGCTCGCGTGGCTCACGGTCGCACTGCTGTGGCCGGTCGCGCTGCTGAACTACCTCGACCGGCAGATGCTCGCGTCGATGAAGTTCTCCGTGATGGCCGACATCCCCACTATTGAAGGTGACGCGAACTGGGGATTCATGCTCGGTCAGTTCAAGTGGGTGTACGCCTTTCTCAGCCCCATCGGGGGATTCGTTGCGGACCGGTTCAGCCGAAGGTTCACCATCTGCGGGAGCCTGTTCGTGTGGTCCGCGGTAACGTGGGCGACCGGGCACGTCACGACTTACGACGAACTGCTCGTGGCGCGGTCGCTCATGGGCATCAGCGAGGCGTTTTATATTCCCGCCGCTCTCGCACTCATCGCAGACTACCACACCGGCCACACGCGGTCGCGCGCGATCGGTCTGCACCAGACGGCGATCTACTGCGGTGTCATCGCCGGCGGCTTCGGCGGGTACGCGGCCGACGACCCCGAACTGGGCTGGCGCGGAGCGTTCACGGCGTGCGGCATAGTCGGAATGCTCTACGCGCTCCCGCTCGTCCTGTTCCTCCGCGACGCACCGAAATCGAGTACGGTCGCGAGCGCCCCGTCGATTTCCCCCGCGCGGGCCGCGACCGAACTCCTGAGCAACGCTTCGTTTATCCTTTTGGTCTTGTACTTCACGCTCCCCGCGCTTGCCGGGTGGGTGGTTCGCGACTGGATGCCCGCGATCCTGAAACAACAATTCAACATCGGTCAGGGGAAAGCGGGCGTCGCCGCGACGCTGTACTGGCAGTCCGCAGCACTCGTGGGTGCGTTCGGCGGCGGGTGGCTCGCGGACCGCTGGATGCAGACGCACAACCGCGGGCGCATCTTCGCGAGCGCCCTGGGCATGTTCCTCATCGTCCCTGCGATGCTCGGTATTGGGAACGCGGGCACACTCGGCGTGGCAATCGCGTTCCTGGTTCTGTTCGGGTTGGGGTGGGGGTGCTTCGATTGCAACAACATGCCGATTCTATGCCAGATCGTCCGGCCCGAGTTGCGTGCCACCGGGTACGGCATCATGAATTTTGTAAGCATCGGTTGCGGTGGTCTTGTGGATTGGGGCTTTGGCGCCACACGCGACCGCAATATGCCACTCAGCACTGTCTTCGGCGCGTTCGCAAGCGTCGCAATCGTCTCGGTGGTGCTCGTCCTGCTCATCAGGCCCAAGCCGGACCTGGTACCGGTGCGCGAGCCGAACGCGGACGAATCGAGTTGGTGA
- a CDS encoding carboxymuconolactone decarboxylase family protein, with protein sequence MEPRVNYLKLAAEPIKAMYALETHVRGCGLEHALLELVKTRASQLNGCAYCLDMHTQDARAAGETEQRLYALSAWRETPFFTDRERAALAWTEVVTQLEDGVSGEAFAEAREQFTEKELVDLTWAVIAINGWNRLAISFRAVPGTYKPQARAQMVATLTGSAN encoded by the coding sequence ATGGAACCCCGAGTCAATTACCTGAAACTGGCCGCGGAACCGATTAAAGCGATGTACGCGCTGGAGACGCACGTCCGCGGGTGCGGGTTGGAACACGCGCTGCTCGAACTGGTGAAGACCCGTGCCTCGCAACTCAACGGGTGCGCGTACTGCCTGGACATGCACACGCAAGACGCGCGCGCCGCGGGCGAAACTGAGCAACGGCTTTACGCCCTCAGTGCGTGGCGTGAGACGCCGTTCTTCACCGACCGGGAACGGGCCGCGCTCGCCTGGACAGAAGTCGTCACGCAACTTGAAGATGGCGTATCCGGAGAAGCGTTCGCAGAGGCCCGCGAGCAATTCACCGAGAAGGAGTTGGTCGACCTGACGTGGGCGGTGATCGCGATCAACGGGTGGAACCGGCTGGCGATCAGCTTCCGCGCGGTACCGGGAACATATAAACCGCAGGCGCGTGCGCAGATGGTGGCGACACTAACCGGATCAGCGAATTGA
- a CDS encoding RNA polymerase sigma-70 factor: MNELSPSSVETLRPKLLAVAYRMLGTVADSEDAVQDAYLRYQQHAAEVEAPEAWLVKTTTRLCIDRLRKSKREEYVGQWLPEPVADSWEGAMDRAELADSLSMAFLVLLETLSPTERATYLLREVFGYEFDEIAELLDKSSVNVRQIAARAKKRLDTRERRFDAPPERADELATRFFAACRSGDVSAIESMLAFDATLFADGGGKTHASPRPIVGTHRIANLLAVVFRKLQRAGELIPTTVNGAPGMVFTVAGKPVEVLTFAARGDSIGTLFVVLNPDKLSRWPAAPAAEDEPNRPQH, from the coding sequence ATGAACGAGCTATCTCCATCAAGCGTCGAGACCCTGCGGCCGAAGTTGCTGGCGGTGGCGTATCGGATGCTCGGTACGGTGGCCGATTCCGAGGACGCGGTGCAGGACGCTTACCTGCGCTACCAGCAACACGCGGCCGAGGTGGAAGCGCCCGAAGCCTGGCTCGTGAAGACCACCACCCGGCTCTGCATCGACCGGTTACGGAAGTCGAAGCGCGAAGAGTACGTCGGTCAGTGGCTCCCGGAACCGGTCGCGGATTCGTGGGAGGGGGCAATGGACCGTGCGGAACTGGCCGATTCGCTCTCGATGGCGTTTCTGGTCTTGCTCGAAACGCTCTCGCCCACCGAACGCGCCACCTACCTGTTGCGCGAGGTGTTCGGGTACGAGTTCGACGAGATCGCGGAGCTACTCGACAAGTCCTCCGTCAACGTTCGACAAATCGCGGCCCGTGCGAAGAAGCGCCTCGACACACGCGAGCGGCGGTTCGATGCCCCACCCGAGCGCGCCGACGAACTGGCGACGAGGTTCTTCGCGGCGTGCCGGTCCGGGGACGTGAGCGCGATCGAGTCGATGCTCGCGTTCGATGCGACGCTGTTCGCAGACGGCGGCGGGAAAACGCACGCCTCCCCGCGCCCGATCGTCGGAACTCACCGGATCGCCAACTTGCTCGCCGTCGTGTTTCGCAAGTTGCAGCGCGCGGGCGAACTCATCCCGACCACCGTTAACGGCGCGCCGGGCATGGTGTTCACCGTCGCGGGTAAGCCTGTGGAAGTCCTCACTTTCGCTGCACGCGGAGACAGCATTGGTACCCTCTTCGTGGTGCTGAACCCCGACAAACTGAGCCGCTGGCCCGCCGCGCCCGCGGCCGAAGATGAACCCAATCGCCCCCAACACTGA
- a CDS encoding pyridoxamine 5'-phosphate oxidase family protein yields the protein MGKTFTEIDDDLRAFIARQHMFFVATAPLSADGHVNVSPKGLDTFRVLGPTTVAYLDLTGSGVETIAHLRENGRLTIMFCAFEGRPRILRLYGCGRSVEPGDSDWASVSAVFPDLAGVRSVIVADVSRIADSCGYAVPLYEFAGEREQLTAWADKKGAEGLVRYREQKNRTSIDGLPGLPSVDDG from the coding sequence ATGGGCAAAACGTTCACCGAGATCGACGACGACCTGCGTGCTTTCATCGCCCGGCAGCACATGTTCTTCGTGGCCACCGCACCACTTTCGGCCGACGGGCACGTGAACGTGTCGCCCAAGGGTTTAGACACCTTTCGCGTCCTCGGGCCGACCACGGTCGCGTATCTGGACCTGACCGGTAGCGGCGTGGAGACGATTGCCCACCTGCGCGAGAACGGGCGCCTCACCATCATGTTCTGCGCGTTTGAGGGCCGGCCGCGCATCCTGCGCCTGTACGGGTGCGGCCGGAGTGTTGAACCGGGCGATTCGGACTGGGCGAGCGTTTCCGCCGTGTTCCCGGATCTGGCCGGTGTTCGATCGGTGATCGTGGCGGATGTCAGTCGAATTGCCGATTCGTGCGGTTACGCGGTCCCGCTCTACGAGTTCGCCGGCGAGCGCGAGCAACTGACCGCGTGGGCCGACAAGAAGGGGGCCGAGGGACTGGTGCGCTACCGCGAGCAGAAGAACCGCACGAGTATCGATGGGCTGCCCGGTTTGCCTTCGGTGGACGATGGGTAG
- a CDS encoding SDR family oxidoreductase, with amino-acid sequence MTQNLAGKVALVTGASRGIGRAIALRLAKDGAAVVVNYSGSAQQAEEVVAEVMRIGGKAVAVQADVSKVADVRHLFDATFTNFGRLDVLVNNAGLLLTKPVVEVGEEEYDRLFAVNVKGTFFCCQEAVKRMGTGGRIVNFSSSTTVLMLPGYAAYVATKGAVEQLSHVLAKEVGARGITVNVVSPGPTDTELFSQGKTEEQKQMYARMAALGRLGVPEDIADAVSMLVGPDAGWVTGQNLRVNGGLI; translated from the coding sequence ATGACACAAAACTTGGCCGGCAAAGTGGCGCTGGTGACGGGAGCTTCGCGGGGCATCGGGCGCGCCATCGCCCTCCGCTTGGCGAAGGACGGCGCAGCGGTGGTCGTCAACTACTCGGGCAGTGCTCAGCAAGCCGAAGAGGTCGTGGCCGAGGTGATGAGGATCGGGGGAAAGGCCGTTGCCGTGCAAGCCGATGTGAGCAAGGTCGCCGACGTGCGGCACTTGTTCGACGCCACGTTCACGAACTTCGGCCGACTCGACGTTCTGGTCAACAACGCCGGGTTGCTGCTCACCAAGCCCGTGGTCGAGGTCGGTGAAGAGGAGTACGACCGGCTGTTCGCGGTCAACGTGAAGGGCACGTTCTTCTGCTGTCAGGAAGCCGTGAAGCGCATGGGCACCGGCGGGCGCATCGTGAACTTCTCGTCGTCCACCACCGTGCTAATGCTGCCCGGTTACGCGGCCTACGTCGCGACGAAGGGGGCCGTCGAGCAACTGTCCCACGTGTTGGCGAAGGAAGTCGGTGCCCGTGGGATCACGGTGAACGTGGTGTCCCCGGGGCCGACCGACACCGAGTTGTTCAGTCAGGGTAAGACCGAGGAACAGAAGCAGATGTACGCACGAATGGCAGCGCTCGGGCGGCTCGGCGTGCCGGAGGACATTGCCGACGCGGTTTCGATGCTGGTCGGGCCGGACGCCGGGTGGGTCACGGGACAAAATCTCCGCGTCAACGGCGGGCTGATCTGA
- a CDS encoding acyltransferase: protein MLLRLCRSLINRYTMKTGRAVGLWKRLCKPQNYQYAEFLGRHGGFNAIGVECRFNLDVVVTDPAYVRVGNNVTLSSCALIGHDGSIGVLNRAYGLRLDAVGKIDIRDNVFIGYAAVVLPGVTIGPNAIVAAGAVVTKDVAAGDIVGGVPARPIGKVDEFVARLDAETRLLPWWSLIESRVGDYDPILEPQLRDLRVAHFYGPRRQDASSV, encoded by the coding sequence ATGCTGCTGCGATTGTGTCGCTCACTCATTAATCGATACACGATGAAAACGGGACGCGCAGTAGGCTTATGGAAGCGACTTTGTAAACCTCAAAACTATCAATACGCTGAGTTTCTAGGTCGCCACGGCGGTTTCAACGCGATCGGAGTGGAGTGCAGGTTCAATCTTGACGTCGTTGTCACCGATCCCGCTTACGTCCGGGTGGGCAACAATGTCACCCTTTCGTCATGTGCCTTGATCGGTCACGACGGTTCGATCGGCGTCCTCAACCGGGCTTACGGGTTGAGGCTAGACGCTGTTGGCAAGATCGACATTCGAGACAACGTCTTCATTGGCTACGCCGCGGTAGTATTACCTGGAGTGACGATCGGACCTAACGCTATCGTCGCGGCGGGTGCAGTCGTCACCAAGGACGTAGCCGCCGGCGACATCGTAGGAGGTGTTCCAGCGCGGCCTATCGGCAAAGTTGATGAGTTCGTTGCGCGTCTGGACGCTGAAACTCGTTTGCTTCCATGGTGGTCACTCATCGAGAGCCGAGTGGGTGATTACGATCCTATACTTGAACCACAGTTACGCGACCTTCGTGTAGCTCATTTTTACGGTCCACGCCGTCAAGATGCGTCCTCGGTCTAG
- a CDS encoding sigma-54-dependent transcriptional regulator, translating into MPKLLIIDDEPGILYSLKSALESEETLVVTAPSAKLGLAAVERDKPDAVILDVRLPDMSGLDAFVRIREIDPHLPVVIITAHGSTDTAIEAMKRGAFEYLLKPVDLHQLDDVIGKAFELRRIRATPTVLGDEPPPEAETDQIVGRCPAMLEVYKVIGRIAPQDVTVLVLGESGTGKELVARALYQHSARAAGPFVAINCAAIPDALLESELFGHEKGAFTGADRKRIGKFEQAHGGTIFMDEIGDMSPATQAKVLRLLQDQRFERVGGNETIETNVRVVAATNQNLAALVAAGKFREDLFYRLNSFTITLPPLRERAGDVGLLVNYFIAATNRKLNKSVRGIDPEALSLLEAYHWPGNVRELENTVRFAVVQTVGEVVTLSALPASVRGGAANPPTAGLDLRGLIGELLRVGTPDIYRQVTQAVDRVLLTAVLDHVHGNQKQASDLLGISRTTLRAKLQSLNLGIEKQLRSSETGAASGEMPLQE; encoded by the coding sequence ATGCCAAAACTTCTCATCATCGACGACGAACCGGGCATCCTGTACTCGCTGAAGTCCGCGCTGGAGAGTGAGGAAACTCTGGTGGTGACGGCGCCGAGCGCGAAACTCGGGCTGGCCGCGGTCGAGCGCGACAAACCGGACGCGGTGATTCTGGACGTGCGCCTGCCCGATATGTCCGGGCTGGATGCGTTCGTGCGCATTCGCGAGATCGATCCGCACCTGCCCGTGGTCATCATCACGGCCCACGGGAGCACGGACACGGCGATCGAGGCGATGAAGCGCGGGGCGTTCGAGTACCTGCTCAAACCCGTGGACCTGCACCAACTCGACGATGTGATCGGGAAGGCGTTTGAACTCCGGCGCATCCGGGCGACGCCGACCGTGTTGGGTGACGAACCGCCCCCGGAAGCCGAAACCGATCAGATCGTGGGCCGGTGTCCGGCCATGCTGGAGGTGTACAAGGTCATCGGGCGGATCGCGCCGCAGGACGTCACCGTGCTGGTACTGGGCGAGAGCGGTACCGGGAAAGAGCTGGTCGCCCGCGCCCTCTACCAGCACTCCGCGCGCGCGGCCGGGCCGTTCGTCGCGATCAACTGTGCGGCCATCCCCGACGCGCTCCTGGAGAGCGAGTTGTTCGGGCACGAGAAGGGCGCATTTACGGGGGCGGACCGCAAGCGCATCGGCAAGTTCGAGCAGGCGCACGGCGGCACGATCTTCATGGACGAGATCGGGGACATGAGCCCCGCGACCCAGGCGAAGGTGCTGCGCCTGCTTCAAGACCAGCGGTTCGAGCGCGTGGGCGGGAACGAGACGATCGAGACGAACGTGCGCGTGGTGGCCGCCACGAATCAGAACTTGGCGGCGCTAGTTGCGGCGGGGAAGTTCCGGGAGGATCTGTTCTACCGGCTCAATTCCTTCACGATCACGCTCCCGCCGCTCCGCGAGCGCGCGGGAGACGTTGGGCTGCTGGTGAATTACTTCATCGCTGCCACGAATCGGAAGTTGAATAAGAGCGTCCGCGGGATCGACCCCGAGGCCCTCTCCCTACTGGAAGCGTACCACTGGCCCGGGAACGTGCGCGAACTGGAAAACACCGTTCGGTTCGCGGTGGTTCAGACCGTCGGCGAAGTCGTTACGCTGAGCGCTTTGCCCGCATCGGTTCGCGGAGGGGCCGCCAATCCGCCCACTGCCGGTCTGGATTTGCGCGGGCTCATCGGTGAACTACTGCGCGTCGGCACCCCCGATATTTACCGACAAGTCACGCAGGCGGTGGACCGCGTGCTGTTGACCGCGGTCCTCGATCACGTTCACGGGAATCAGAAGCAGGCCAGTGACCTGCTCGGTATCTCGCGCACCACGCTCCGGGCCAAACTTCAATCGCTCAACTTGGGCATCGAGAAGCAACTCCGCTCTTCCGAGACCGGAGCCGCGTCGGGCGAAATGCCTCTTCAGGAGTAG
- a CDS encoding sensor histidine kinase, whose translation MQTRIVARLTAPVVAVSVLLVAVAVSAAWYARDSQRNVSVMLDNHVASVHAAQELEISLREIHVQFDRYLITGERKHLDSVPRLQMRAAEALEGAEKLATMDQEQVLMRRVRKGYEHFFAEYDRLEQAPPPQGVYAKVLELIDTVLAREILEPAREYLKINEGMLNRASEANRELSQRLTVGLIGLGVCGSVAGLLAGWVIAVSLRRSLLNTDRVLRDTAALLGEAAHVPSEVPTTGPPGTTLQRVTHAAAAVLNRLKQTERDALRAEQLAWVGQMAAGIAHEVRNPLTVIKLLVQAATDPRRATGFRPQDLRVLEGEILRLEQIIRTFLDFARPPRPEKKPVEPGELIRSCLAGIGARAELQGVDVRAVLSPALPMLDADPGQLGQVFYNLLFNALDVLPTGGTLRVTARENEDVLVVQISDTGPGLPSGLEEQIFDPFISTKETGLGLGLSICRRIVEAHGGSIGAANGPAGGAVFVVRLPCAARQVLPEALVSAGAK comes from the coding sequence ATGCAGACCCGGATAGTGGCGCGCCTGACGGCTCCGGTCGTTGCGGTCAGCGTGCTGCTGGTCGCGGTGGCGGTGAGCGCCGCGTGGTACGCGCGCGACTCGCAGCGAAACGTCTCGGTGATGCTCGACAATCACGTAGCGAGTGTCCACGCGGCACAGGAACTGGAGATCAGCCTGCGCGAGATCCACGTCCAATTCGACCGGTACCTGATTACCGGCGAGCGGAAACACCTGGATTCGGTCCCGCGCCTCCAAATGCGCGCCGCGGAAGCGCTGGAGGGGGCGGAGAAACTCGCCACGATGGACCAGGAGCAGGTGCTCATGCGGCGCGTGCGCAAGGGCTACGAGCACTTTTTCGCCGAATACGACCGGCTCGAACAAGCCCCTCCCCCTCAAGGCGTGTACGCGAAGGTACTGGAACTGATCGACACGGTTCTCGCCCGTGAGATCCTCGAACCGGCCCGCGAGTACCTGAAGATCAACGAAGGGATGCTGAACCGCGCGAGCGAGGCGAACCGGGAACTGTCCCAGCGGCTGACCGTCGGGTTGATCGGGCTCGGCGTGTGCGGATCAGTGGCCGGGCTCCTCGCGGGGTGGGTAATCGCCGTCTCGCTCCGGCGGTCGCTGCTGAACACCGATCGCGTCCTGCGCGACACCGCGGCACTACTCGGCGAAGCAGCGCACGTCCCCTCCGAGGTGCCGACGACCGGTCCTCCCGGAACGACCCTTCAGCGCGTGACGCACGCGGCCGCGGCGGTACTCAACCGGCTGAAGCAGACCGAGCGTGACGCGCTACGGGCCGAGCAACTGGCGTGGGTCGGTCAGATGGCCGCCGGGATTGCTCACGAGGTCCGCAACCCGCTCACGGTCATCAAACTACTGGTCCAGGCCGCGACCGATCCGCGGCGCGCCACGGGGTTTCGGCCGCAAGACTTGCGCGTGCTGGAAGGTGAAATCCTGCGGCTCGAACAGATCATCCGCACGTTTCTCGATTTCGCCCGGCCGCCGCGCCCGGAGAAAAAGCCCGTTGAACCGGGGGAACTCATCCGCTCGTGTCTGGCCGGAATTGGGGCGCGGGCCGAACTTCAGGGCGTCGACGTTCGCGCCGTTCTTTCGCCGGCTCTTCCCATGCTCGATGCGGACCCGGGGCAACTGGGGCAGGTGTTCTACAACCTCCTGTTCAACGCACTCGATGTCCTCCCCACGGGGGGGACACTTCGGGTGACCGCCCGCGAAAACGAGGACGTGCTGGTGGTCCAAATCTCCGACACTGGGCCGGGGCTGCCGAGCGGATTGGAGGAACAGATTTTCGACCCGTTCATCAGCACCAAGGAAACGGGGCTGGGGTTGGGGTTGTCCATTTGCCGCCGGATCGTCGAGGCCCACGGTGGATCGATCGGGGCCGCGAACGGGCCGGCGGGTGGGGCGGTATTCGTCGTTCGTCTACCTTGCGCAGCGCGCCAGGTGCTTCCCGAAGCACTCGTTTCAGCCGGAGCCAAGTGA
- a CDS encoding alpha,alpha-trehalose-phosphate synthase (UDP-forming), protein MARTRLGGAKLIVVANREPYIHRYKDGEVEWIRPAGGLTTALDPVMQACGGVWVAHGSGDADRAVTDANGRVGVPPDDPNYVLRRVWLTKDEEEGYYYGAANSMLWPLCHQVFARPVFDPAHWEAYRKVNETFAAAVLEEAQGGPALVFVQDYHFALLPRLLKAARPDLVIAQFWHIPWPGPEKFLVCPWARELLDGMLGNDLFGFHTQNDCNNFLECVDRALECRIDRERFAVQRNGQITTVRPFPISVDPALADEYLGDDWESRATALRKKHRLGDRALIVGVDRVDYTKGIPERLRAVDRLLHKHPELKGQFHFVQVGAPSRTHIPAYRDLTEEVYSLAERINWEHGTDEWQPVVFLNEHHGPDDIFVLYRTAAGCIVSSLHDGMNLVAKEFVTARGDERGVLVLSQFTGAARELPDAVLVNPFDVEEMADGLFASLTMPAPEQERRMRRMRAQVDDHNIYRWAGVLLSAIGKLIPDSCEAPTKVEPDPLDMIEREIARENYITALRLAGG, encoded by the coding sequence GTGGCGCGCACGCGGCTGGGTGGCGCCAAATTGATCGTGGTCGCGAACCGCGAACCGTACATCCACCGGTACAAGGACGGCGAGGTCGAATGGATTCGGCCCGCAGGGGGCCTGACCACGGCCCTCGATCCGGTGATGCAGGCGTGCGGGGGCGTGTGGGTCGCGCACGGGTCGGGCGACGCCGATCGCGCGGTGACCGACGCGAACGGGCGCGTGGGCGTTCCCCCGGACGATCCGAACTACGTGCTGCGCCGCGTGTGGCTCACCAAGGACGAGGAGGAGGGCTACTACTACGGCGCGGCCAACAGCATGTTGTGGCCCCTGTGCCATCAGGTGTTCGCGCGCCCCGTGTTCGACCCGGCTCACTGGGAGGCGTACCGGAAAGTCAACGAGACGTTCGCCGCGGCCGTACTTGAGGAAGCGCAAGGTGGCCCGGCGCTCGTCTTCGTGCAGGATTATCACTTCGCGCTGTTACCGCGGTTACTGAAGGCCGCACGACCGGACCTGGTGATCGCGCAGTTCTGGCACATCCCGTGGCCCGGACCGGAAAAATTCCTCGTGTGCCCGTGGGCCAGGGAACTGCTCGACGGGATGCTCGGTAACGACCTGTTCGGGTTCCACACGCAGAACGACTGCAACAACTTCCTGGAGTGCGTGGACCGGGCACTCGAATGCCGCATCGACCGCGAACGGTTCGCGGTTCAGCGCAACGGGCAAATCACGACCGTGCGCCCCTTCCCCATCAGCGTCGATCCCGCGCTTGCGGATGAATACTTGGGCGACGACTGGGAAAGTCGCGCTACGGCGCTGCGTAAGAAGCACCGCCTCGGCGACCGCGCCCTGATCGTGGGCGTGGACCGCGTGGACTACACGAAGGGCATCCCCGAGCGCCTGCGTGCGGTCGATCGGTTGTTGCACAAGCACCCGGAGTTGAAGGGGCAGTTCCACTTCGTGCAGGTCGGGGCACCAAGCCGCACCCACATCCCCGCGTACCGCGACTTGACCGAAGAAGTGTATTCGCTGGCCGAGCGCATCAACTGGGAACACGGGACCGATGAGTGGCAGCCGGTGGTGTTCCTCAACGAGCACCACGGCCCGGACGACATCTTCGTGCTATACCGCACGGCCGCCGGGTGCATCGTCAGCTCGCTGCACGACGGGATGAACCTCGTCGCGAAGGAGTTCGTGACCGCGCGCGGGGACGAGCGCGGGGTGCTCGTGCTCTCGCAGTTCACCGGGGCCGCGCGCGAATTGCCGGACGCGGTCCTGGTGAACCCGTTCGATGTGGAAGAGATGGCCGACGGGTTATTCGCATCACTCACGATGCCGGCTCCAGAACAAGAGCGCCGGATGCGCCGGATGCGCGCCCAGGTGGACGACCACAACATCTACCGCTGGGCCGGCGTGCTCCTGAGCGCCATTGGCAAGTTGATCCCGGATAGCTGCGAAGCGCCCACCAAAGTCGAACCCGATCCGCTCGATATGATCGAACGCGAGATCGCTCGCGAAAACTACATCACCGCACTCCGACTGGCGGGCGGCTGA